The Dehalococcoides mccartyi CG5 genome contains the following window.
TTCTTCCATAAAACGGCGCTTTTTCATAGAGGCCTTCAAACGGGCAATCAATTCCAACTGACGGAATGGTTTTACCAGATAATCATTCGCATCCAGCTCAAAGGCTTTTACTAAAATGTTTTCATCTTCACAAACCGTTATGATAATTATCGGGACTAAAGAAAATGCCCGTATTTGCCTTAACACATCAAACCCGTCTATATCCGGCAATCCCAGATCCAATAAAACCGCATCCGGATTCTGAGATTCAACTAACTCAATTCCCCCTTTCCCGCTGGTACTAGATAAAACACGGATATTTGACCAAACTATCTTCAGGACACTGGAAATAGCATCTATTATCTGGGGATCGTCTTCAATTATCAGTAATTTCATATTAATTAATGACACTCATACTTTCGGTAAGGTAAATGAGAACGAACAGCCGCTATTTTTTACACTGCTAACCCATATCTTCCCTGAATGTTTCTCAATTATCATCTTTGAAAGGGCAAGCCCCAAACCTAATCCGCTTGGATGCAGTTCGTTGCCGCATCTGTAAGGATCAAAAATATTTTCAAGCTTATCCTCAGGTATACCAGGACCTGAATCTGAAATGGTAAACAAAAATTCCTGCCCCGCTAAAGCTGTTTGTATGTTTATTTCAGATCCATTACCAGAGTATTTAATAGCATTTTCAAGCAAATTGGAAACTACCTGTTTAATCCGGCCTCTGTCTCCCGATACTTCCGGTAATCCGGATTCCAATTTAACTGAAAACTTCTGTTCGTGCAACCTGATTTCAGGCATGAAAAACTCGCTAATTTCGCGGATAACAGCATTAAAATCAAATGACTCATGAACAAATTTTAAAATACCCACTTCACCCCGAGCCAAATCCAGTAACTCACTTATACGGGTATTAAGTTCGCTGGCACCGTTATTGATATTATTTACCAGTGATTTGAGTTTATTATCCACTGCAACACTGTGCAATGCATCACTGGCCAAAATTATAGGGGTAAGTGGTGTTCTTAATTCATGGACAAGTGCCCATGTAAAATAAATCCGCTTCTGGGCTTCTTTTTCGAGCGCTACCCTAAGTTGAAGCTCTTTTTCATAAGATTTTTGAAGATGGTCCTCGGCTTCCTTCCAAACAGTTATATTCTCCAGCTTACCTGTGAAGTAAGGAACAAATGTTCCGTCATCATCGTATTTGGGCTGGAAACTTTCCCTCAGCCACAATTTTGTCTGATTTTTATGTCTGACCTGATATTCAATAGAAGCCGGCTGCTGAATACCACGCATCAAGCACTTGGAAAAATATGTAAACCTTTCTTCGGATACCCGCAGATAGGTTTCCTTATCTGCATACATAGTGCCTTCGTGGTCTGACATATACAAATATTCAAACTCAGCAGGTGTATATCCTAATAAATGGGTTATCTGAGGACTGATAAAGAGCAGTTCATTACTGACAACATCCAATTTAAAATATGCTTCGCTTACGGCAGATTCCTTAAGCTCGTTTCTGGCAAGTATTCGCTTGTCGCCGATGGTTATATCTCTAGATATCAACTCTTTGACACTATCTAATCCATGGAGCAATGTATCATTGAAACTTGAAATATCCCCTTCTTTAATCTCAAAGGGCACATCAAACGCTTTTGCAAACGAAGCCACTTCCTCTTCTCTGGGGCTATCAGGTTCAAATTTGTATGCGATTATCTTTTTCGTGTGGCAGTTATGAATCAAGTTGCCTTCGGCTCTGTTGGCTCCATAAGATGCAAATACTTCTTTTCTAAGAGATGTACAGAGTGTATTCTTGACTAGCCATTCGCCCTTTGCCAGATAATCCTGAGCAATCTCTGCACCCAACATCATTTCCCAGCAATTATCACCCTTAAGTTTAATGATACGATCTTCATATCCTGCTAATATCTGCTGTAATTTGGGGTGACAGTTCCCATAAATAAGCAACGCCCCGTCATTATTAAGGCAAGCCTCATTAAAAATATGTTTTAGAAGATCCGGGGAGATGGAAAACAGGCAGCAGGGTGCCAGAGGATATATTTTATGTTCGCTGGTTACAGGACAAGCCTTGACCTGGTCAAGAATCGAAGCACAGGTGATTATTCCGATTTTTTGCTTTTGCATAAATATCTGCCATCAATCAATTTCGCCAAATCAGTTAAATCCGCGGGAAAAACAAACCTGGGTAGAAGATCCTTTAAAGATTCGTCCAAATTAAAAACTACTCCGCCTGCGAATATATCGTCGGTTATTTTCAATAATTCATCTGAATAGGATTGAATGCTGTAAATAAACTGAAATGCAGAAAAACTAAAAACTATGCTATCCGGCTTTTTACAATTCCATTTATTAATGAGCAATTCCAAATCGGTATTGGCGGTTATACCGTGAAGTTCAGTTTTAAATCCTTTTGTCTCCAGATATGTCTGAACCAGTAAAGCTCCTACAGTTTGAAGTGCTGAAAAATAGCACACCGAAACCGGTTCGGCATTCAAATACGCCTTATCAAGAGTTCCCAACCTTTGGTTAACATGCTCTATAATATATAAAATATGTGACGGGCGAATTTCCCGGTGATTCCATGAGTATATCGTATTATCAAGTAAAGAAACCAGCTCCGGCTGGCTCATTTGAGATATCAAATATCCTTGATCATTTGCTGCAGAATGGCAAAGGCCCTTCAAATTATCAGAATTCACGGTTTCCACCATGGTTGCCTCCAATTCCCTCTTATTTTATCACAATCTCATTACAAATTATGTGGAAATATAAAACAGACGAGGTATAAAATCTATCCCACCATGTCTATACTGAAAGTGTCAGCAAATAGAGCGCAAATAGCTTACAGATTTCACATTCAAAAAGCCATATAGCCCTCAAGAATAACAAACTCCATCCGCAGTTCAGGCCGCAGCCAACCCTCCCCCCGTCTCCACCAAAGCTAAAAACGTGACTTGGCCTTAATAGGCGAGGGCATTCGAACGTAAATATCAGGACGGGGAGTATAGATGTCCGAGAGACCTCTATCTCTATATCTGAGTAAAAACGGGGTAATAATAGCGGGTATACTCGGTATCATAAGCCCAACCCATACAGCAAAGGAGAAAAGCCCGTAAGGTCTCCGAAGAAATACTGTATGACCAGAAGCAGAGGTACCAGTCAAGTTAAACACCCCAAGTGTAGCTACAAAACTATATATCCTGCTAAGGATTTGGTTTCGAGTAATCCTTATCTTCAAAACTGATTAGACAATACTATAGACCCGTAACCGTTAAGAACAACCTAAACCAGAAGAATAGCTATAATATCAGTTATTCCAAAATATTCAGATTAGACTGCAAAAAAGTCGACAGATTGACACTTTGATTGATAATTTTAAACTTGCGCCTGATATTCTCACGATGACGGTTTATGGTAGCGGCCGAAACACCCCTCAAACTGGCAATTTCTTTGGTAGTTAGCCCGTTTTTGATCATATTGGAAACAGCAATCTCTACGGGTGACAGGCAGTTACAAACTCCAGTTAGGCTTGTCACAAAGGAGGAACTTATTCCCTCCAAATTCGAAAGAATCAGCTGGGTATAGATCTTCTGTGAAGGAGGAAGTTGAGCCTCCAATGACAGGAGAATAGGTTTTAATATCTTGTCAACGTTCTGGTTGATATCATTATATATGTCTTGCCGAGCAGCTTCACCCCGAGACAAAATAACCTTCAAAGCCGTATTTGCTTCCTGTAACGCCTGTCGCTCCAGTTTAAGCTGGCGGTTAATCTCCTCCAATTCCTCATCTATGGCAATACGTCCAGCTAAATTGCCAATCTGCACGGCAACGTTATTGAGCAAAATCCGTTCCTCTTTAAGGAATGGGCCTTCGTAAATAACAGGGCGCTCCTCGGTGTAGTAAATAGTACACTCACCCATCAGTTCGCCATTTAACAAAACCGGAGAGGATTGGTTCCATTTGCTAATCTGAAAACCGGTGGATAAAAAGGAGTGTCCTCTAAAAACTATTTTAGCTTTGGTGATATCAGGATACTGCCAGGCATTAGGTAGAAAATTGGAAAGCTCAAACAGGAATCGGTTTAAAGAGGAATGGTGGCGCTCTGCCAGCTGAA
Protein-coding sequences here:
- a CDS encoding response regulator transcription factor, whose protein sequence is MKLLIIEDDPQIIDAISSVLKIVWSNIRVLSSTSGKGGIELVESQNPDAVLLDLGLPDIDGFDVLRQIRAFSLVPIIIITVCEDENILVKAFELDANDYLVKPFRQLELIARLKASMKKRRFMEEDLSVTSANIHFGRTVQEVYVNNKRLFLTQTEGRLLYQLVSKVGKVITVTELSEVLWGDYIPGASDNIKNYICRLRRKMEEDPANPKIILNHHGIGYSIPV
- a CDS encoding ATP-binding protein — translated: MQKQKIGIITCASILDQVKACPVTSEHKIYPLAPCCLFSISPDLLKHIFNEACLNNDGALLIYGNCHPKLQQILAGYEDRIIKLKGDNCWEMMLGAEIAQDYLAKGEWLVKNTLCTSLRKEVFASYGANRAEGNLIHNCHTKKIIAYKFEPDSPREEEVASFAKAFDVPFEIKEGDISSFNDTLLHGLDSVKELISRDITIGDKRILARNELKESAVSEAYFKLDVVSNELLFISPQITHLLGYTPAEFEYLYMSDHEGTMYADKETYLRVSEERFTYFSKCLMRGIQQPASIEYQVRHKNQTKLWLRESFQPKYDDDGTFVPYFTGKLENITVWKEAEDHLQKSYEKELQLRVALEKEAQKRIYFTWALVHELRTPLTPIILASDALHSVAVDNKLKSLVNNINNGASELNTRISELLDLARGEVGILKFVHESFDFNAVIREISEFFMPEIRLHEQKFSVKLESGLPEVSGDRGRIKQVVSNLLENAIKYSGNGSEINIQTALAGQEFLFTISDSGPGIPEDKLENIFDPYRCGNELHPSGLGLGLALSKMIIEKHSGKIWVSSVKNSGCSFSFTLPKV
- a CDS encoding helix-turn-helix transcriptional regulator, whose translation is MNLQENNNSPAVYPVSGKPQDTGSCLKPIPLTVEGQTDEVEIALRERVKELNCLYGIFQLAERHHSSLNRFLFELSNFLPNAWQYPDITKAKIVFRGHSFLSTGFQISKWNQSSPVLLNGELMGECTIYYTEERPVIYEGPFLKEERILLNNVAVQIGNLAGRIAIDEELEEINRQLKLERQALQEANTALKVILSRGEAARQDIYNDINQNVDKILKPILLSLEAQLPPSQKIYTQLILSNLEGISSSFVTSLTGVCNCLSPVEIAVSNMIKNGLTTKEIASLRGVSAATINRHRENIRRKFKIINQSVNLSTFLQSNLNILE